Proteins found in one Salvia splendens isolate huo1 chromosome 10, SspV2, whole genome shotgun sequence genomic segment:
- the LOC121750325 gene encoding photosynthetic NDH subunit of subcomplex B 4, chloroplastic-like isoform X2, which produces MLLTNSEENMAETLTSLTLLQPCIKQSSLQSMKAEFSSLSKSVRQCSISRFHKIEGGRRRSLVQANALPDWPLMAVMVEHAEGQRDLITHKSIWHLSDQAIKNVYTFYIMFTVWGCCFFGSTKDPFYDSEGYRGDGGDGTGHWIYEKQEDIEESARAELWKEELIEEIEQKVGGLRELEEAGKK; this is translated from the exons ATGTTGCTTACAAATTCAGAG GAAAACATGGCTGAAACTCTCACTTCCCTAACACTTCTGCAGCCCTGCATCAAACAGAGCTCTCTACAATCAATGAAGGCCGAATTCAGCTCACTTTCTAAATCA GTTAGGCAATGCTCAATTTCAAGGTTTCACAAG ATTGAAGGTGGGAGAAGAAGGTCCTTAGTTCAAGCAAACGCGTTGCCCGACTGGCCGTTGATGGCCGTTATGGTTGAACACGCGGAAGGACAAAGAGATCTCATCACCCACAAGTCTATTTGGCATCTCAGTGATCAAGCCATTAAGAATGTTT ATACATTCTACATAATGTTTACTGTGTGGGGGTGCTGTTTCTTTGGCTCCACAAAG GATCCGTTCTACGATTCAGAAGGATACAGAGGTGATGGAGGAGATGGAACTGGCCATTGGATTTATGAAAAG CAAGAAGATATAGAGGAATCAGCAAGAGCAGAGCTGTGGAAGGAAGAGTTGATTGAAGAGATCGAGCAAAAGGTTGGTGGTTTAAGAGAATTGGAAGAAGCTGGCAAGAAATAA
- the LOC121750326 gene encoding NAC domain-containing protein 92-like gives MFTSPLDFDFANYGDDMHIDLPPGFRFYPSDEELITHYLSKKALNPLFSCYAITDVDINKVEPWDLPWKAKTGEKEWYFFCVRDLKYPTGMRANRATPAGYWKATGKDREILKGEKLVGMKKTLVFYQGRAPKGVKSNWVAHEFRLDESFKLPASANTEYVISRVFQKAKGGKKVNISEMRRVEPEIRAPATATWPNSMKLEPGQERVHCFSSSVNNYPIVPNNGESSSLLPKSEFAPAQTDDGFTFPDFYSSGGYYPFGDVL, from the exons aTGTTCACATCACCGTTGGATTTCGACTTTGCAAATTACGGCGACGATATGCACATAGACCTGCCTCCTGGTTTTCGATTCTATCCCAGCGACGAAGAGCTCATCACTCACTACTTGTCGAAGAAGGCTCTCAATCCTCTCTTCTCCTGCTACGCCATTACCGACGTCGACATTAACAAAGTCGAGCCGTGGGACCTGCCTT GGAAAGCGAAAACGGGGGAGAAGGAATGGTACTTCTTCTGCGTTAGAGATTTGAAGTACCCGACCGGGATGCGGGCGAACCGGGCCACTCCCGCCGGCTACTGGAAAGCCACCGGAAAAGACCGGGAAATTCTCAAAGGGGAAAAGCTTGTCGGAATGAAGAAAACCTTGGTCTTCTACCAAGGGAGAGCCCCCAAGGGGGTGAAGTCAAACTGGGTCGCGCACGAGTTCCGATTGGACGAAAGCTTCAAGCTACCCGCGTCCGCGAAC ACTGAATATGTGATCAGCAGAGTGTTTCAGAAGGCAAAGGGAGGGAAGAAAGTCAACATTTCCGAGATGAGGAGAGTCGAACCGGAGATCAGAGCTCCAGCAACGGCGACGTGGCCCAATTCGATGAAGCTCGAACCGGGGCAGGAACGCGTGCACTGCTTCTCCAGCAGCGTCAACAACTATCCCATTGTGCCAAATAATGGGGAATCTTCTTCATTGTTGCCCAAATCTGAGTTTGCACCTGCTCAAACTGATGATGGCTTCACCTTCCCTGATTTCTATTCCTCGGGAGGATACTACCCTTTTGGTGATGTTCTATAA
- the LOC121753281 gene encoding thioredoxin-like 1-1, chloroplastic codes for MSCLPAGGFSVSGSSSLIVNNREKGSPRASSSIGGLQFRSPNSKEIWGNTLDFPDQKGFSNWSNKAPNLDPVYAQGATISFGKAQKWWEKSLQPNMIEIDSAQELVEHLRNAGDRLVVLNFFSPGCGGCKALHPKICQLAESNPNTTFLTVNYEEHKPMCYALHVHVLPFFRFYRGADGKVCSFSCTNATIKKFKDALAKHGTERCSLGPTKGLEEKELVALASNDLIPKDLVPLSLPKEEKVHELVGAAKSSSFSRDENKVELKEGNAMVAA; via the exons ATGTCGTGTCTACCAGCCGGCGGCTTCTCTGTTTCTGGGTCGAGCAGTTTGATTGTCAACAATCGAGAAAAGGGGTCTCCTAGGGCTTCCTCTTCAATTGGGGGTTTGCAGTTTAGGAGCCCTAATTCGAAGGAGATTTGGGGAAACACTCTCGATTTCCCAGATCAGAAAGGTTTCAGCAATTGGAGCAACAAAGCCCCAAATTTGGACCCTGTTTAT GCACAAGGAGCTACTATTTCATTTGGGAAGGCTCAAAAATGGTGGGAGAAATCTCTGCAGCCAAACATGATTGAGATCGATTCAGCTCAGGAATTGGTGGAGCATTTGAGAAATGCTGGTGATAGATTGGTTGTTCTTAACTTCTTCTCTCCTGGTTGTGGAGGTTGTAAAGCTTTGCATCCCAAG ATCTGTCAGCTTGCTGAATCAAACCCTAATACCACTTTTCTCACTGTGAATTATGAAGAACACAAGCCCATGTGCTATGCCCTCCATGTCCATGTATTGCCCTTCTTCAGATTTTATAGAGGTGCAGATGGCAAAGTCTGCAGCTTCAGCTGCACCAATGCAACC atcaagaaattCAAGGATGCATTGGCGAAGCATGGAACAGAGCGATGCTCCCTCGGCCCGACTAAGGGTTTAGAGGAGAAGGAGCTCGTGGCATTGGCATCAAACGATCTAATACCGAAAGACTTGGTGCCACTCTCATTGCCCAAGGAGGAGAAGGTGCATGAATTGGTTGGAGCTGCGAAATCGAGCTCATTTAGCAGAGATGAGAACAAGGTGGAGCTCAAGGAGGGCAATGCCATGGTTGCTGcatag
- the LOC121750325 gene encoding pentatricopeptide repeat-containing protein At5g66520-like isoform X1 — protein sequence MYVEESLPPTSRPLQQHLFYLLHNCCKSIKHLDQIHAHITTNGFTHKNFLLVKLLALYTAVNKFPIAHQLFDQMPSPSSALWNQIIRGYQLNGSPRRSVELFNDMGRRSSPPPDEHTYTFVVNGCAKGGLLGEGMQVHGKVLKSGFSSNLYVQSSLVDFYVKNGESGRDGVVKAKKVFDEMSERSIVTWNSLLLGSFRCGDVNGAWTIFGDMPERNVISWTTMIAGCAQNGRSKEALSLFREMQRENVEFDQVTLVAVLSACAELGDLHLGKWIHSYVFEHFTYSKKPVLVTLKNSLVHMYASCGEIDAAFAVFKGMEQRTAVSWTSMITGFAKHGYGNEALSVFEWMQNVRSRDARPDEITFLGVLCACSHAGYVDKGRHYFKSMVEDWGIKPRIEHFGCMVDLLSRAGLLDEAHEIVRSMPMKPNDVVWGALLGGCRIHKSVELASDVTELLTEGLEADRAAGYFVLLSNVYAAAEKWEDVVAVRRKMLEGKTRKPPGRSWIQIEGSVYEFMAGDKSHEMASLIYDVLDDITREARSHGNITFCDG from the coding sequence ATGTATGTTGAAGAAAGCCTCCCACCGACCTCAAGGCCACTGCAACAGCACCTCTTCTACCTGCTGCACAACTGCTGCAAATCGATCAAACATCTCGATCAAATCCATGCCCACATCACTACCAATGGATTCACCCACAAAAACTTCCTTCTCGTCAAGTTATTGGCCCTCTACACAGCCGTCAACAAATTCCCCATCGCCCACCAACTGTTCGACCAAATGCCGAGCCCGAGTTCCGCGCTCTGGAACCAAATCATCCGTGGCTATCAGCTTAATGGAAGCCCCCGTAGATCAGTGGAGCTTTTCAACGACATGGGGCGGCGTTCTTCGCCGCCGCCCGATGAGCACACCTATACGTTTGTTGTGAACGGCTGCGCGAAAGGGGGGTTGCTGGGGGAGGGAATGCAGGTGCACGGGAAGGTTTTGAAGAGCGGATTTAGCTCGAATTTATACGTTCAAAGCagtttagttgatttttatgtTAAGAATGGTGAAAGTGGAAGAGATGGAGTTGTTAAGGCAAAGAAGGTATTCGATGAAATGTCTGAAAGGAGCATTGTCACATGGAATTCCTTGCTTTTGGGGAGTTTTAGGTGTGGAGATGTCAATGGGGCGTGGACGATCTTTGGGGATATGCCGGAGAGGAATGTCATATCATGGACTACAATGATTGCTGGATGCGCACAAAATGGGAGGTCGAAGGAAGCCTTATCATTATTCCGCGAGATGCAGAGAGAAAACGTTGAGTTTGATCAGGTGACTTTGGTGGCTGTGCTCTCTGCTTGTGCTGAATTGGGTGATCTTCATTTAGGGAAATGGATTCACTCTTATGTATTTGAGCATTTCACTTACTCCAAGAAGCCCGTTCTTGTCACATTGAAGAATTCATTGGTTCATATGTATGCAAGCTGTGGTGAAATCGATGCAGCATTTGCTGTTTTCAAAGGGATGGAGCAGAGGACGGCCGTTTCATGGACTAGTATGATCACCGGCTTTGCCAAACACGGTTATGGCAATGAGGCTCTCTCAGTGTTCGAATGGATGCAGAACGTGCGGTCTAGAGATGCTAGGCCAGACGAGATCACGTTCCTAGGTGTTTTATGTGCCTGCAGCCATGCTGGCTATGTCGACAAGGGGCGCCATTACTTCAAGAGCATGGTCGAGGATTGGGGGATCAAGCCAAGGATTGAGCACTTCGGGTGCATGGTTGATCTGCTAAGCCGTGCTGGATTGCTTGATGAGGCTCATGAGATTGTGAGGTCCATGCCTATGAAGCCTAATGACGTCGTGTGGGGCGCCCTTCTTGGGGGTTGCCGGATACACAAGAGTGTCGAGCTTGCCTCTGATGTGACAGAGCTGCTGACCGAGGGGCTTGAAGCGGATAGGGCAGCTGGCTACTTTGTGCTGCTGTCAAATGTGTATGCTGCGGCTGAGAAGTGGGAGGACGTGGTGGCCGTGAGGAGGAAGATGCTCGAAGGGAAGACAAGGAAGCCTCCCGGGCGGAGCTGGATTCAGATTGAAGGGAGTGTGTATGAGTTTATGGCAGGCGATAAGTCTCATGAGATGGCTAGTTTGATATATGATGTTCTTGATGATATCACCAGGGAAGCTAGGTCTCATGGGAATATTACATTTTGTGATGGTTAG